The Larimichthys crocea isolate SSNF chromosome I, L_crocea_2.0, whole genome shotgun sequence genomic interval TCTAAaatctctctcctgctgctcctctcagGTTTTTCTAGTCCGGAAGATCCTGGGTCCGGATGCTGGTCAGTTATATGCAATGAAAGTTCTAAAAAAGGCATCTTTGAAAGGtaacttttgttgtttgttttgttctttttatttaatccaCACCGCCGCATGAAAACACGACACActgcaaactgtgcaaacacCCAGCATGTTCTGTCCTCAGTGttgaatttctctctctctctctctcactgtcccATCCTGTCCCGTCTCTCCAGTCAGGGACAGAGTTCGCACTAAGATGGAAAGAGACATTTTAGTGGAAGTTAATCACCCCTTCATAGTGAAATTGCACTACGGTAAGAgagacattattatttttcaggtttaaataaagaaacatcaGCGTTAACATCATTTATCAGAACATTTGAGTGTTATTACACAGTTATTGCACATTATCAGTCAATGTCATGTTGATTGGTTTTGAATTAAAACATCCTGCGTGTGAGTTACACGTGTCAACCTGTTACCCAAACACCTGCGTGTCTCTGCTGACATCAGACTATAATTAGCTGGCATCTAATGAACTTGTTTCCTTGCCTCCCAGCCTTTCAGACAGAAGGGAAACTGTATTTAATACTGGACTTTCTCAGGGGAGGGGATGTATTCACTCGCTTATCCAAAGAGGTAAGCTGACGTCCTATCGTCTTacatctcattattattattgttattattatttgcaaCTTTTCTCttatctgttttttgtctgtctgaaaatcAAAGTTACAGCacgtccctttttttttcaaattcacaaATCTTATTTTAAACCTGTTTGTGAAAATCTGATCTACATATGCCACACTGTTTTTCTAAAAACTCTGAGGAGTTTTAAGTTGACAAGTGCAAATTTAGCATGCAAAagtatattattgttattattacaagTCGTTAGTCTTCGTTTCTACTTTTCTGTGTGAGTTTCCCTCAGATGATGACTCGATTTCCTGGTGGAAACACAAGCTCTTTTCTTGGAATCTTTATTGGCTTTTACATCACCCGTTGCCTTGTCAGTTAGAGGCTCACATCGGCTCTTTTCAAATTGTTTCAGGGAACTCAGACAATGTGCGATTGTTCTCCAGACAGACCTTGTGTTGAAAGCAGGTCTCAGAACCAAAGCGATAGCTGCTGGCAATGTCAGATCAACAGCTTGCTGAATCATGTAACCTATTTGAAATGTTGATGTTGTGACAATAATAAtactctttgttttctctgtttgtggttACTGAAGCTTaagcctgttttgtttttattattatttattattattatttatttgctgctgaatttctctcctcttctgaGTTCAGAGAGTAAATTTGTCCAGTTCTTATCAGGTTATGTTTACAGAGGAAGATGTGAAATTCTACCTTGCAGAGCTGGCCCTGGCCCTCGACCATCTGCACAACCTGGGCATAGTTTACAGAGATCTCAAGCCAGAGAAGTATGAACTTTCACCTTTTGACCCTTCACACTCAGTCCCTGTGACTCAGATATGACCTGCACAACTGTAATTTGattgtttggtttctttttatAGATGCTGCAACAATAGCTAGCGCTTGTTCAAAAGGCATTCGTCATTATTTCAAGAgttgataaatgtttttaatataattttgaaCTTCTACGTCCTCCATACTGACTAAAAGCAAAATTATTGTCTTGTAATGTCAGGAGGAAATTATGTTACAAGAGAATTATTAGAATATTACTTGTTTGCAGCACACATAAAGCATAGATCAACATTAATGTCCGAATCTACTTAACCAAATTAAATCTTGCCTCTTTACAAATTGTTTTACGTATTAGTGGTTTATTTATTGGCGTTTATCAAATCACAACAAAGACTCTTAGCTGCCGTGCGAGTGAGATGCTTTCAGCTCTTGTTAAGACActccagtcttttttttttttctccagaaacTTGACGTGACTTTGAAAAACGACTCACAAAGAACTGCATGACACACAGTTGTTGGAGTATTGCCCACGTCTTCTAATGCCACCCAACTAAACTTCTGTTTCTAGAATAATTGAAAGgcttactgtttttttcccccccacttGCCAAATTTACGAGTCTGACATGGCATATTACGTGCCCAGGCAATCAtgtgagatatatatatttatttttttttattgtcgaAGCCTGATTTataacacaaaatgttgaaGAGACATTTAATCATaatctaaaagaaaatgcatttttaagtgtgtttaattaaaaacagtgttgtgatgttttaaatCTGTAATCTTGAAGTCAAAAATGTAGCGTCATGCATCAggataaatgtttttctctaCTTGACACACATCTCTGTTTGTAGGGGACAAAGAACAGGGACTGactttaaatatatacagttgCTCCCTCTGTCTTGTTCAAAGTTATTTCAGACAATAACTTGACTAAACCTATTGTCACCAAGATCCACATTCTTGACTGTAGTCCAGACTTTTCCTCGGCCTGAATTGTTTCACAATCTGTGACTGGATGTGTTCGATGTAGCTTTGAATAGAGTACTCTAATTTATTTCTCAAAAGTCTGTTTGAAACAACCAGAATTGCAAAACATTTCCCAAGACTTCAGTGTGAtttttaaagaggaaagcagagagatTACTCGAATACTGTCATTGTTTACTTGTCGTGAAGAATTGTTTGACGCTCACCTccatggaaaatgtgtttttgtctttcagcaTCTTACTTGATGAAGCTGGACACATAAAGTTAACAGGTGTGTTTTTGACTTTTCTAAGTAAATGTAATTAACGAGAGTCTGATCTAGTTAATAGCCTGtaataaactttttattttgtttcttttagtaacatctaaaagaataaaagtgtaTCTCACCACCGCTTTACATTTCCCCCCCCCTGGCAGACTTTGGCTTGAGTAAAGAGTCAGTAGATGCTGATAAGAAGGCTTATTCCTTCTGTGGTACGGTGGAGTATATGGCCCCTGAGGTGGTCAAcaggagaggacacacacagagtgcgGACTGGTGGTCTCTGGGAGTACTTATGGTACGCAGCCTCGCGTCGACATgcgtgttttatgtttttatgacgTGTATATGAGCTTGAATAGTAAAAGAATCCTGTCCTGTCGTTTGCAGTTTGAGATGCTAACGGGGACATTACCATTCCAAGGGAAAGACCGCAATGAGACCATGAACATGATCCTCAAGTGAGTCATTACGCGCTGCATGAATACAGTTAAAGCAAGACAAGTTTTGATACGCAAGTAGAGATGAGCcgtagcttcttttttttgttgttgtccatATTCACTTGTGTGTCCCTCTGCTATTTTCTGCCCTCCAGAGCAAAGTTGGGAATGCCCCAGTTCTTAAGTTTGGAAGCCCAGAGTTTGCTGAGAATGCTGTTTAAACGTAACCCTGCTAATAGACTAGGTAAGGTGCATTAAAGctgattgtttttgtgtgcgtgtgtatgtaaCCTCTCAGAATAAAAGCTTGTTAACAATTTGGTATCCTCTTAAATCAAATGCTGAAAACTGCTGAGTGTGCCAGGTTAACTGAACCCGAGTGATCTGTGTGTTCAGGGGCCGGGCCCGATGGAGTGGAGGAGATCAAACGCCACGCTTTCTTCTCCACCATCGACTGGAatgtgagcgcacacacacacacacacacacacacacacagccctctcatttcacacagacccacacatgcacacacatgtaactCGCTAGCTTCTGTTGAAGATTCACACCTAACAAACGGTTGGCTTGGTGACTACTGGCCATCAGTCTTGGCCACGCCAACATGTTTGTGAGTGTCTGGGCTGTGGGCCAGTTCTCGCTGTGTGTGCACTAATAGCCCTGCGTGAGTGTTTAAGAGCCAGCAGGATGCTATTGGCTGGACCGGGCTGTAGAGGGATGGGAAGGGGGTTAATCTGGGAGGGGGCTTGGCTTCTCTTTCACATATGTTCACACACTCCACCAACAGCCTGTTGTAGGGTTTGGTTtttcacacgtgtgtgtgtgtgtgtgtgtgtgtgggttttttctttctgcatgtttgCACCTGTATCTTCTCCAGAAACTGTACAGGAGAGAGCTTCAGCCCCCGTTCAAGCCCGCAGCAGGTAAACCAGATGACACGTTCTGCTTCGACCCAGAGTTCACCGCTAAAACGCCTAAAGGTAAAtctacacctacacacacacacacacacacacacacacacacacacacacacacacacacacacgtgttctGATCACATGCTTGAGATCTTAAAAGCCACTCCTGCAGCCATGGAAACTGCAACCGAGCACTGACTACAAGAAACAACTCCCAAATTTTAGtgggtgttttgtgtgttcgTATGTCTGTTTTCTTAGTTATCTTTCGTATATTTAGACTCCCCAGGTATCCCTCCCAGTGCTAACGCCCACCAGCTCTTCAAAGGCTTCAGTTTCGTTGCTCCAGCCCCGATGGATGAGAACAAGAGCTCACCGCTGCTCAGCATACTCCCTATAGTTCAGGTGAACACACATTATCACGACTTTGCATATGAGTTTACACAGGTTAGTTATTACTGTATTAACTTccatacacacagatatattttttactttttccattttgtaTGAAGCTTAAATGGTGCACAAACTACCATCTTTGTGGAGTTTTACAGGTTTTTATCTTGCAAAGCTGGTCCAAACACTTTCTGAAAGGGAGTTACCGCAGCAGTCAGCACATCTGTAACTGCTGCTGAACAATAATCGCAACATTTTAAgttgacatgaaaacattttctcgtgGTTTCCTGTGGGTTCAGTTTGACAATATTCTCAACATTCGCCGCAGACTTCAAAGTCCATTTCTGTACAGTTAACTAACATTACGATCAAAATTGATTGACGTCATGGCAGAAACTACAGAAATCAAACCCTAGCTGGCTGCAGAGCCGCCACATTATCTTTTTAATGGTTGTTGTGTTCCACTGCAgacatacaatacacacactgttctcCCCACACTCAGCATGGCTCCGTTTAAGCCTGTAACTGTTAATTTGACAGCATTAAGTGATGTGTGAATGAGGAGCCAACACCACAATGGCTTGTAAACGGTGGTAAATCTGCTGTGACAGTCTGACTGCTGAATATTTAGTAACATAACCCCGCTAATGTTTCACTTTGCCATATTTGTGAACagaaagtgttaaaataaatgcTGCCGTAGCACGGAACAGCAGGACGGGCTGAACTGCAGCACACTTTTGTTGTCTTCTGTGGACTAACAGTTGGACTGTAGTGACATCGTGGTGGTTTAAAAGTTGTCACATCAAATGTCTAGACGTAGCTTGTGAAGGACGTGGGAACACACTCAGtgaaatgttaaagaaatgtaACGTAACCCCTCGAATGTTCGTCATTTCAGATGCACGGAGGCTCGGCCAAGTTCTCTGATCTGTACGAGCTGCAGGAGGACATAGGGGTCGGCTCCTACTCCATTTGTAAACGCTGTGTACACCGAGTCTCTGCCATGGACTATGCTGTGAAGgtacatttctcttctttttcgTATTCCCCGTGCAACAGTGCTAATTGTGTCTAGCGCCATGATTTACACTCACAGTTACTCCTGAGAGTTACCCAGCGATACCACAGGTCCTCGCTGCATGTCAGCAGTTACTAATAAAGAACGGGCACAGATTTCTCCTGCACTCCAAGAcaactcctgacctttgagtCAGAAGCCTGCTTCTCTGACCTTCAGGCACGCCGATGTCCCACATTTGAAATGCAAAATAATTGTCGTGTTCAGCATCACTGGTTTCATTTAGGCTGCGACTGTATGCAAGCCTTTTACAAAGCTTTGTCGcatgatcaaataaaacattactctTGCTGCACAGTTTGAAGGCACCATTCCTTGGGAATTAAGTTAGATAACTGTGGTGTGGATGCACACTTAAATATATCGGTATCGCTAAAAATAGGTTCTTAAAAGTTTCTGAACCAGAGTGCATTAAATTGCTGAAAATAGGTGGTTAGTGTTGCCAGcagaccagcagagggcagcacaaCTTCAGAAACTGAAGCCATACCGCTCGcctcttaaaatgtatttaaaacaatgcattactgttgttgttgttgttgttgttgttgtgacaaTAATTTCTCTTCCCCATGTGTCTCAGATTATAGACAAAATTAAGAGGGACCCCTCTGAAGAGATCGAAATCCTGATGCGATACGGACAGCATCCCAACATCATCACTCTGAAAGACGTCAGTAACGTTTCTGTGCAAGCGTCTCACAAcgataaagttttattttagtgtgtgtgagcaccATCCTGACAGGTTGTATatctctgtgttttgcatgtgtcaGGTGTATGATGAAGGCAGGTATGTATATCTGGTGACGGAGCTGATGAAGGGAGGGGAGCTGCTGGACAAGATCCTCAGGCAGAAGTTTTTCTCTGAGAGAGAGGCCAGTGCTGTGCTCTACACCATCACCAAGACTGTTGACTACCTCCACTGCCAAGGGGTGAGGAAACACttcttgtacacacacacacacaagtgaaaaGCAGACTTCTTCTTACTTCTCCTAATgttttcttctccacctcctcttcagGTTGTACACCGAGACCTAAAGCCCAGTAACATCCTGTATATGGATGACTCGGGAAATCCTGACTCCATCAGGATCTGTGACTTTGGATTCGCCAAGCAGCTTCGGGGAGGCAACGGCCTGCTCCTCACCCCTTGTTACACCGCCAACTTCGTGGCACCAGAGGTGAGAGACGAGGAGGGAATATCAGACTTGATGTTGTGGAAGAGATATAACAGGAATAAAGTCCTGTTGTTAATATGAGTCCTTaatgctttgtgtttctttcttcaggTACTAATGCGGCAAGGTTATGATGCAGCCTGTGACATATGGAGTCTCGGAGTTCTACTGTATACCATGCT includes:
- the rps6kal gene encoding LOW QUALITY PROTEIN: ribosomal protein S6 kinase alpha-6 (The sequence of the model RefSeq protein was modified relative to this genomic sequence to represent the inferred CDS: deleted 1 base in 1 codon) — encoded protein: MEVNSVSSEVNGHQIMDEPMEEGESFSHCDEGTYKEIPITHHVKEGCEKADPSQFELLKVLGQGSFGKVFLVRKILGPDAGQLYAMKVLKKASLKVRDRVRTKMERDILVEVNHPFIVKLHYAFQTEGKLYLILDFLRGGDVFTRLSKEVMFTEEDVKFYLAELALALDHLHNLGIVYRDLKPENILLDEAGHIKLTDFGLSKESVDADKKAYSFCGTVEYMAPEVVNRRGHTQSADWWSLGVLMFEMLTGTLPFQGKDRNETMNMILKAKLGMPQFLSLEAQSLLRMLFKRNPANRLGAGPDGVEEIKRHAFFSTIDWNKLYRRELQPPFKPAAGKPDDTFCFDPEFTAKTPKDSPGIPPSANAHQLFKGFSFVAPAPMDENKSSPLLSILPIVQMHGGSAKFSDLYELQEDIGVGSYSICKRCVHRVSAMDYAVKIIDKIKRDPSEEIEILMRYGQHPNIITLKDVYDEGRYVYLVTELMKGGELLDKILRQKFFSEREASAVLYTITKTVDYLHCQGVVHRDLKPSNILYMDDSGNPDSIRICDFGFAKQLRGGNGLLLTPCYTANFVAPEVLMRQGYDAACDIWSLGVLLYTMLAGYTPFANGPNDTPEEILLRIGSGKFSLTGGNWDTVSDTSKDLLSHMLHVDPHQRYTAEQVLKHSWITCRDTLPHFQLTRHDAPHLVKGAMAATYSALSQKTSQPVLEPVAASSLAQRRSMKKLTSTDM